Proteins found in one Sporosarcina jeotgali genomic segment:
- a CDS encoding S-layer homology domain-containing protein — protein MKRISTMITALALTLVLAGQPAAAAASFPDVPKSNRFHDEINYLVGQQIISGYSNGNFQPKRNVTRGEAAIMIGRTLKLDGTKRNTKFKDVPKSNGASGYIAAATEKGIIGGYPDGTFQPNKPISRGDMAIILSRGFDLQLGGKRDFKDVGYNMKASEAINHMAGNYITTGYPDSTFRPNGLVTREQFAAFVARGLSPEFKQRTQKKDGYAYDLTKKYVYGQSDGDLEVTYKKVSTKFAETSFTGFLWEFKNTGTGKITYLAQDESDEGLLLAYPFSNGIWELMYPVKVNSKWQPELDMQERKTITGISKSVKTPYKTFTNAVEVTDNDGMKHYFVKGIGEVKVIAKSGKTITELKSIQ, from the coding sequence ATGAAACGTATTTCAACAATGATTACGGCGCTTGCACTTACACTTGTTCTAGCAGGTCAACCAGCAGCTGCAGCCGCAAGTTTCCCGGATGTTCCAAAATCCAACAGATTTCACGATGAAATAAACTATCTAGTGGGTCAACAAATTATTAGTGGCTATTCAAATGGTAATTTCCAGCCTAAGCGCAATGTAACACGCGGAGAAGCTGCAATTATGATTGGACGTACGTTAAAGCTGGATGGAACAAAGCGCAATACGAAATTTAAAGACGTACCGAAAAGTAATGGGGCAAGCGGTTATATCGCTGCAGCAACGGAAAAAGGGATTATCGGAGGATATCCGGATGGAACATTCCAACCAAACAAGCCAATCTCCCGTGGAGATATGGCGATCATTCTATCGCGCGGATTTGATTTGCAACTTGGAGGTAAAAGAGATTTCAAGGATGTTGGATATAATATGAAAGCATCGGAAGCGATCAATCACATGGCCGGAAATTACATTACAACAGGTTATCCTGATAGTACCTTCCGCCCGAATGGTCTGGTAACACGTGAACAATTCGCTGCTTTTGTAGCGCGCGGACTAAGTCCGGAATTCAAACAGCGTACGCAAAAGAAAGATGGTTATGCATACGATCTAACTAAAAAATATGTATACGGGCAATCTGATGGAGATCTTGAAGTAACTTATAAAAAAGTGTCTACAAAGTTTGCTGAAACTTCGTTTACAGGCTTCCTTTGGGAATTTAAAAATACGGGCACGGGGAAAATAACCTATTTAGCTCAAGACGAATCTGATGAAGGGTTATTGCTGGCTTATCCTTTCTCAAATGGTATATGGGAACTAATGTATCCTGTAAAAGTGAACTCGAAATGGCAGCCTGAGTTAGATATGCAGGAACGGAAGACAATCACAGGGATTAGCAAGTCAGTAAAAACACCTTATAAAACGTTTACGAATGCAGTCGAAGTAACAGATAATGATGGAATGAAACATTACTTTGTAAAAGGAATCGGTGAAGTCAAAGTAATCGCAAAATCAGGAAAGACAATTACAGAATTGAAGTCGATTCAATAA
- a CDS encoding S-layer homology domain-containing protein, with protein MKRLFPIVTILLVSILLAAQPAAAAVSFPDVPKSNRFHAEIQYLVSKSIISGYPDGTFAPKKEVTRAEAAIFIGRLLNLDGTKRATQFKDVGKNLSASGYIASAAKESIINGYPDGSFKPDALISRGDMAAIVDRTFDLQFTSQFLFSDVGQNMRAAIAIRKISAASITAGYPDGTFKPTGNVSREQFSAFLARGLSAEFKQRSAIADTFAHDKTKQYTYGGAAGDRLLTYVNSTLQISGSKLGFVWQEKDVKTGESQYFIEDESYQGFATGLLQSDYYTELLYPIETGKSWSYYQEKSTYTAVHKTVATPYKTFANAVEVTTSTGYKNYYVKGVGLVKVIDKNGDTVSVLKGIK; from the coding sequence ATGAAACGTCTATTTCCAATCGTCACAATTCTACTAGTATCAATTTTGCTAGCAGCACAACCTGCCGCGGCCGCTGTCAGTTTCCCGGACGTTCCGAAATCGAACCGGTTTCATGCTGAAATTCAATATCTTGTATCCAAATCTATCATCTCGGGGTATCCAGATGGCACGTTTGCTCCGAAGAAAGAAGTTACACGTGCAGAAGCAGCGATCTTTATCGGCCGCCTGTTAAATTTAGATGGAACAAAACGTGCAACTCAGTTCAAAGACGTAGGTAAGAATTTATCTGCAAGTGGATACATTGCCTCTGCTGCAAAAGAAAGCATAATTAACGGATATCCGGATGGTTCCTTTAAGCCGGATGCGCTTATTTCACGTGGAGATATGGCGGCAATCGTAGATCGTACATTCGACTTGCAATTCACGTCACAGTTTTTGTTTAGCGATGTCGGTCAGAATATGCGCGCAGCCATTGCCATCCGAAAGATTTCAGCAGCTTCGATTACTGCGGGATACCCGGATGGAACATTCAAGCCAACGGGGAACGTATCACGGGAACAATTTTCCGCTTTCTTAGCGCGAGGCCTTTCTGCAGAATTCAAGCAGCGTTCCGCAATTGCTGACACGTTTGCTCATGACAAAACGAAGCAGTACACATATGGAGGAGCCGCAGGTGACCGACTTCTAACTTATGTGAACAGTACGCTTCAAATCTCTGGCAGTAAGCTGGGGTTCGTTTGGCAGGAAAAGGACGTGAAAACAGGAGAGAGCCAGTACTTCATTGAGGATGAAAGTTATCAAGGCTTTGCAACTGGGCTTCTTCAATCCGACTACTATACCGAATTGCTTTATCCAATTGAAACGGGCAAGTCATGGAGCTACTATCAGGAAAAGAGTACGTACACAGCTGTGCATAAGACAGTGGCAACACCTTACAAAACATTCGCGAATGCAGTGGAAGTGACCACGTCAACTGGGTACAAAAACTATTATGTAAAAGGCGTTGGCCTTGTTAAAGTGATTGATAAAAACGGGGA